One genomic window of Deinococcus aetherius includes the following:
- the allE gene encoding (S)-ureidoglycine aminohydrolase → MKQLGQTRSVVAPEFALLTPETFIRTTVAEWRNTSCMVHIAPVIGQGARFTQFTAEMGPGAEAGPPPKDIQRFVFVLGGEVELQVNGDTHRLTEYDYAYLPAGTEHTLRSENGARVSVFEKRFHPQLEGLPAPQVFLGNERQVPGTEFEGDPTLIARKLLPDEPSFDFIVTTMSYAPGATLPYVEIHYMEHGLLMLEGEGIYRLDERFLPVTKGDVIWMGAHCPQWYGALGKTWSKYLLYKDMNRHPLEIR, encoded by the coding sequence CTGAAACAGCTTGGTCAGACCCGCAGCGTCGTCGCGCCCGAGTTCGCGCTGCTCACGCCCGAGACCTTCATCCGCACGACCGTCGCCGAGTGGCGGAACACCTCGTGCATGGTCCACATCGCCCCGGTGATCGGCCAGGGCGCCCGCTTCACCCAGTTCACGGCGGAGATGGGGCCGGGTGCGGAGGCAGGTCCCCCACCGAAGGACATTCAGCGCTTCGTCTTCGTGCTGGGCGGCGAGGTGGAGTTGCAGGTAAACGGCGACACCCACCGCCTCACCGAGTACGACTACGCCTACCTGCCCGCCGGGACCGAACACACCCTGCGCTCGGAGAACGGGGCCCGCGTCTCTGTCTTCGAGAAACGCTTTCACCCCCAGCTTGAGGGGCTGCCCGCGCCGCAGGTCTTCCTCGGCAACGAGCGCCAGGTGCCCGGCACCGAGTTCGAGGGCGACCCCACTCTCATCGCCCGCAAGCTGCTGCCCGACGAGCCCAGCTTCGACTTCATCGTGACGACCATGAGCTACGCGCCGGGCGCCACCCTGCCCTACGTCGAGATTCACTACATGGAACACGGCCTGCTCATGCTGGAGGGCGAGGGCATCTACCGCCTCGACGAACGCTTCCTACCCGTGACGAAGGGGGACGTGATCTGGATGGGCGCTCACTGCCCGCAGTGGTACGGCGCCCTCGGGAAAACCTGGAGCAAGTACCTCCTCTACAAGGACATGAACCGCCACCCGCTCGAAATCCGGTAG
- a CDS encoding allantoinase: MYDLLIRGGNVVGEEGVTVADLGVEDGRIVEVAPELGGPAREELDARGLHVFPGVVDVHVHFNEPGRTDWEGIATGSRALVAGGGTVFADMPLNSTPPVLDRETFEAKRQAAERESYTDFALWGGLTPRNMDRLGELAEAGVIGFKAFMSHSGLAEFESPDDYTLYEGMCQARDLGRIVALHAESDSLTSGLAARIRAEGGRGVRDYLRSRPAIAEVEAVTRALLLAGETGARLHLVHLSTGRAVALAMEARSRGVDVSVETCPHYLCFTGEDMERLGAVLKCAPPLRDRAEVDALWEAVRAGSIHTIGSDHSPSAPGLKERDDFFEVWGGIGGVQSTLAALLTEGRTRGVTLPHIARLLARAPAERFGLTGKGTLEPGADADLVLVDLEAEWVHTRGDLHTRWKYSPYLGRTFRGRVRRTLLRGQTVYLDGTFPHPPQGRFLAPSPAAPVPQEVTP; the protein is encoded by the coding sequence ATGTACGACCTGCTCATTCGCGGCGGAAATGTCGTCGGTGAGGAGGGTGTCACGGTCGCCGACCTCGGCGTGGAAGACGGGCGCATCGTCGAGGTCGCCCCGGAGCTGGGCGGCCCGGCGCGCGAGGAGCTGGACGCGCGGGGCCTGCACGTCTTTCCCGGCGTGGTGGACGTGCACGTCCATTTCAACGAGCCTGGCCGCACCGACTGGGAGGGCATCGCCACCGGCAGCCGCGCCCTGGTCGCGGGGGGGGGCACGGTCTTCGCGGACATGCCGCTCAACAGCACGCCGCCCGTGCTCGACCGCGAGACCTTCGAGGCCAAGCGGCAGGCGGCGGAGCGGGAGTCGTACACCGATTTCGCCCTCTGGGGCGGGCTCACCCCCCGCAACATGGACCGGCTGGGTGAACTCGCCGAGGCGGGCGTCATCGGCTTCAAGGCCTTCATGAGCCACAGCGGCCTCGCGGAGTTCGAGTCGCCCGACGACTACACCCTGTATGAGGGTATGTGCCAGGCGCGCGACCTTGGCCGCATCGTCGCCCTGCACGCGGAGAGTGACAGCCTCACCAGCGGCCTCGCGGCGCGCATCCGGGCGGAGGGGGGCCGGGGGGTGCGTGACTACCTCCGCAGCCGCCCCGCCATAGCCGAGGTCGAGGCCGTCACCCGCGCCCTGCTGCTCGCCGGGGAGACGGGCGCGCGGCTGCACCTCGTCCACCTCTCCACCGGACGGGCGGTGGCCCTGGCGATGGAGGCGAGATCGCGCGGCGTGGACGTGAGCGTGGAGACGTGCCCCCATTACCTCTGCTTCACCGGGGAGGACATGGAGCGCCTGGGCGCGGTCCTGAAGTGCGCCCCACCCCTGCGGGACCGGGCCGAGGTGGACGCGCTGTGGGAGGCCGTTCGGGCCGGTTCCATCCACACCATCGGCTCCGACCACTCGCCTAGCGCCCCGGGGCTCAAGGAACGGGACGACTTCTTCGAGGTGTGGGGCGGGATCGGCGGCGTGCAGTCCACCCTCGCGGCCCTGCTCACCGAGGGCCGGACGCGCGGCGTGACCCTGCCCCACATCGCCCGCCTGCTCGCCCGCGCGCCCGCCGAACGCTTCGGACTCACCGGGAAGGGCACGTTGGAACCCGGCGCCGACGCCGACCTCGTGCTCGTGGACCTGGAGGCCGAGTGGGTCCACACGCGGGGCGACCTGCACACCCGCTGGAAGTACAGCCCCTACCTGGGGCGCACCTTCCGGGGACGCGTCCGCCGAACCCTGCTGCGCGGGCAGACCGTGTACCTGGACGGCACCTTCCCCCACCCCCCGCAGGGCCGCTTCCTGGCCCCCTCCCCCGCCGCTCCCGTTCCCCAGGAGGTGACCCCTTGA
- a CDS encoding allantoate amidohydrolase, with protein MTLVSDWTALAGRTLACCLEIAACTEVPGQITRTFLCPPMHEAHARLDAWAASLGLQTREDAAGNWRATRRSARPGARTLVVGSHLDSVPDAGAYDGVLGVVLGLALLEALGDTPLPYHVELVGFSEEEGVRFGVPFIGSRALVGTAGELLEVTDAGGKTVAQVIAEYGLDVGRLEEARLTGDVLGYLEMHIEQGPVLEAEGRSLGLVEAIAGQSRLDLTFTGKANHAGTTPMGLRRDALTGTSAFVLAAENLARSTPGLVATVGSLTPLPGASNVIPGEVHLTLDIRHARDEVRLGALDQLLTVAEGIARERGLTFSHQLRMEEHATPMNPALTVLLGEAMSAEGQVAVPMVSGAGHDAMLVGQVWPAAMLFLRSPGGLSHHPDEAVLEEDVEAALRVGARFLRLLAEREEAR; from the coding sequence ATGACCCTTGTTTCCGACTGGACCGCCCTAGCCGGGCGAACCCTCGCCTGCTGCCTGGAGATCGCCGCGTGCACCGAGGTCCCCGGCCAGATCACCCGCACGTTCCTCTGCCCCCCCATGCACGAGGCACACGCGCGGCTCGACGCCTGGGCCGCCTCGCTGGGCCTTCAGACCCGCGAGGACGCCGCCGGGAACTGGCGCGCGACCCGCCGCAGCGCCCGACCGGGTGCCCGCACCCTGGTCGTCGGCTCGCACCTGGACAGCGTGCCGGACGCCGGGGCCTACGACGGCGTTCTCGGCGTGGTGCTGGGGCTGGCCCTGCTGGAGGCGCTCGGGGACACCCCCCTCCCCTACCATGTCGAACTGGTGGGCTTCAGCGAGGAGGAGGGCGTGCGCTTCGGCGTGCCCTTCATCGGCAGCCGTGCGCTGGTCGGCACGGCGGGCGAACTGCTGGAGGTCACCGACGCGGGGGGCAAGACCGTCGCGCAGGTCATCGCCGAGTACGGGCTGGACGTGGGCCGACTGGAGGAGGCGCGGCTCACGGGCGACGTGCTGGGCTACCTGGAGATGCACATCGAGCAGGGCCCGGTGCTGGAGGCGGAAGGGCGGTCACTCGGTCTGGTCGAGGCCATCGCCGGGCAGTCGCGGCTGGACCTGACCTTCACCGGGAAGGCCAACCACGCGGGGACCACCCCGATGGGGCTGCGACGCGACGCGCTGACGGGCACGAGTGCCTTCGTGCTCGCCGCCGAGAACCTCGCCCGGAGTACACCCGGCCTGGTCGCCACCGTCGGCTCGCTGACCCCGCTGCCGGGAGCGAGCAACGTGATTCCCGGCGAGGTCCACCTCACGCTGGACATCCGCCACGCGCGGGACGAGGTGCGGCTGGGCGCACTGGATCAACTTCTGACCGTGGCCGAGGGGATCGCGCGGGAACGCGGCCTCACCTTCTCTCACCAATTGCGGATGGAGGAACACGCCACGCCGATGAATCCCGCCCTCACCGTCCTGCTCGGCGAGGCCATGAGCGCCGAGGGACAGGTCGCCGTCCCGATGGTCAGTGGCGCCGGGCACGACGCGATGCTGGTGGGGCAGGTCTGGCCCGCCGCGATGCTCTTTCTCCGCAGCCCCGGCGGCCTGAGCCACCACCCGGACGAGGCCGTGCTGGAGGAGGACGTGGAGGCCGCCCTGCGCGTCGGTGCCCGCTTCCTGCGCCTCCTGGCCGAGCGCGAGGAGGCCCGCTGA
- a CDS encoding aldolase/citrate lyase/malate synthase family protein has translation MTTSDPAVHRSLQGLFAERWRALLAPTPWTPGFDPRGAAIRQAEWRVAPPPGELRARQVEQLVEASDAGALERALVASPDALIFDFDDTFSPTPANVRAGHAHLGRLRGQARPLVMLRPRPLYMQEAGPGGSEAHSATINDLAAFVEAFREREHPYVYIPKLEFPAEAEFWNDLLSETERHFERAAGSIRVCLQIETLPGAFHAEELLYVLRERAFGLNAGRWDYVFSAVKWLGKDPRFRLPERAELHMGRPSMQAYEHHLARVCARRGAQAIGGTAALAPDPQDPAPALAVVRADKEREAAQGYVAAWAGLPDLIPTVRAVFQSAPPASSPPPLPEAEVEARLLAFPHAQKVPLAAVRDTIGVASDYLRAWLAGQGVIVRQGRVEDTATAELARAQLWQWVHRRVHLDDGEVVTPERFEELLAEQTDPQEPAARLLRALVLPESCPAYFPQVVRTLDKVGFR, from the coding sequence GTGACCACATCCGACCCTGCCGTTCACCGCAGCCTTCAGGGCCTTTTCGCCGAACGCTGGCGGGCGCTGCTCGCGCCGACCCCCTGGACGCCGGGCTTCGACCCGCGCGGGGCGGCCATTCGTCAGGCCGAGTGGCGGGTCGCCCCACCACCGGGGGAACTGCGGGCCCGCCAGGTCGAGCAACTGGTGGAGGCCAGCGATGCCGGGGCGCTGGAGCGGGCGCTGGTGGCCTCCCCCGACGCGTTGATCTTCGACTTCGACGACACCTTCTCCCCCACCCCGGCGAATGTCCGCGCCGGGCACGCCCACCTGGGGCGGCTGCGGGGGCAGGCCCGGCCGCTGGTGATGCTGCGCCCCCGCCCGCTGTACATGCAGGAGGCCGGTCCCGGGGGCAGTGAGGCTCACAGCGCCACCATCAATGATCTGGCGGCGTTCGTGGAGGCGTTTCGTGAGCGCGAGCACCCCTACGTGTACATCCCCAAGCTGGAATTCCCCGCCGAGGCCGAGTTCTGGAACGACCTGCTCTCCGAGACCGAGCGGCACTTCGAGCGGGCGGCGGGCAGCATCCGGGTCTGTCTTCAGATCGAGACGCTGCCCGGGGCCTTCCACGCCGAGGAGCTGCTGTACGTGCTGCGGGAGCGGGCCTTCGGCCTGAACGCCGGGCGCTGGGACTACGTCTTCAGCGCGGTCAAGTGGCTGGGGAAGGACCCGCGCTTCCGCCTCCCCGAGCGGGCCGAGTTGCACATGGGGCGGCCCTCCATGCAGGCGTACGAGCACCACCTCGCCCGGGTCTGCGCCCGGCGGGGAGCCCAGGCCATCGGGGGCACCGCCGCGCTAGCGCCCGATCCCCAGGACCCCGCCCCCGCTCTCGCCGTCGTCCGGGCGGACAAGGAACGCGAGGCGGCCCAGGGCTACGTGGCCGCCTGGGCGGGGCTGCCCGACCTGATCCCCACCGTCCGTGCCGTCTTCCAGTCCGCACCCCCGGCCTCATCGCCACCACCCCTGCCCGAGGCCGAGGTGGAGGCCAGACTGCTGGCCTTTCCCCACGCCCAGAAAGTGCCCCTCGCCGCCGTGCGCGACACCATCGGTGTGGCGAGCGACTACCTCCGCGCCTGGCTGGCCGGGCAGGGCGTCATCGTGCGGCAGGGGCGGGTGGAGGACACTGCCACGGCCGAACTCGCCCGCGCCCAGCTCTGGCAGTGGGTTCATCGCCGGGTTCACTTGGATGACGGGGAGGTGGTGACGCCCGAGCGGTTCGAGGAGCTTCTGGCGGAGCAGACGGACCCGCAGGAACCCGCCGCGAGACTGCTGCGGGCCCTCGTCCTTCCCGAGTCCTGCCCCGCCTACTTCCCACAGGTGGTGCGGACGCTGGATAAGGTGGGGTTCCGATGA
- the gcl gene encoding glyoxylate carboligase yields MPKMTAVEAAVHVLRLEGVETAFGVPGAAINPLYAALRKLGGINHILARHVEGASHMADGYTRAKAGNIGVCIGTSGPAGTDMITGLYAASADSVPILCITGQAPRPRLHKEDFQAVDIESIAKPVTKMAVTVREPALVPRVFQQAFHVMRSGRPGPVLIDLPFDVQMAEIEFDPDTYSPLPVYKPAATRAQVEKAMEMLQAAERPLIVAGGGIIGADAPDLLQTFAELTGVPVIPTLMGWGTIPDDHPLMAGMVGLQTSHRYGNATMLASDFVLGIGNRWANRHTGGLDVYTGGRKFVHVDVEPTQIGRVFGPDYGIVSDAKAALELFVEVAREWRVSGRLRDRGEWAEECRERKRTMLRKTHYDNVPIKPQRVYEEMNKAFGRQSVYVTTIGLSQIAGGQFLHVYKPRHWINAGQAGPLGWTVPAALGVVAARPDAEVVALSGDYDFQFMIEELAVGAQFNLPFLQVLVNNSYLGLIRQSQRGFEMDYQVQLAFDNINSPETQGYGVDHLKVAEGLGCKALRVTQPGEVLPAFERARDLMREFRVPVVVEVILERVTNISMGTEINAVTEFEELAEDARQDAPTAIAMLD; encoded by the coding sequence ATGCCCAAGATGACCGCAGTCGAGGCGGCCGTTCACGTATTGCGCCTGGAGGGTGTGGAGACCGCCTTCGGGGTGCCGGGAGCGGCCATCAACCCCCTGTACGCCGCGCTGCGGAAGCTGGGTGGGATCAACCACATCCTCGCCCGGCACGTCGAGGGCGCCTCCCACATGGCGGACGGCTACACCCGCGCGAAGGCGGGCAACATCGGCGTGTGCATCGGCACCAGCGGGCCTGCGGGCACCGACATGATTACCGGGCTGTACGCGGCGAGCGCCGACTCCGTGCCCATCCTGTGCATCACCGGGCAGGCGCCGCGCCCCCGGCTGCACAAGGAGGACTTTCAGGCGGTGGACATCGAGAGCATCGCCAAGCCGGTGACGAAGATGGCCGTCACGGTGCGCGAGCCCGCCCTCGTTCCCCGCGTCTTCCAGCAAGCCTTCCACGTGATGCGCTCCGGCCGTCCCGGCCCGGTGCTGATCGACCTCCCCTTCGACGTGCAGATGGCCGAGATCGAGTTCGACCCCGACACGTACTCGCCCCTGCCCGTCTACAAGCCCGCCGCGACCCGGGCCCAGGTGGAAAAGGCGATGGAGATGCTTCAGGCTGCCGAGCGCCCCCTGATCGTCGCGGGCGGCGGCATCATAGGCGCGGATGCCCCGGACCTCCTCCAGACCTTCGCGGAGCTGACCGGCGTGCCCGTCATCCCGACCCTGATGGGCTGGGGCACCATCCCCGACGACCACCCGCTGATGGCCGGGATGGTGGGCCTCCAGACCTCGCACCGCTACGGCAACGCGACGATGCTCGCCTCCGACTTCGTGCTGGGGATCGGCAACCGCTGGGCGAACCGCCACACCGGCGGGCTGGACGTGTATACCGGGGGCCGCAAGTTCGTCCATGTGGACGTCGAGCCCACCCAGATCGGGCGCGTCTTCGGCCCCGACTACGGCATCGTCAGCGACGCGAAGGCCGCGCTGGAACTGTTCGTCGAGGTGGCCCGCGAGTGGCGGGTATCCGGGCGGCTCAGGGACCGGGGCGAGTGGGCCGAGGAGTGCCGCGAGCGCAAGCGGACGATGCTCCGCAAGACGCACTACGACAACGTGCCCATCAAGCCCCAGCGCGTCTACGAGGAGATGAACAAGGCGTTCGGGCGCCAGAGCGTGTACGTCACCACCATTGGCCTGTCGCAGATCGCGGGCGGGCAGTTCCTGCACGTCTACAAGCCCCGCCACTGGATCAACGCCGGGCAGGCCGGGCCGCTGGGCTGGACGGTGCCCGCCGCCCTGGGAGTCGTGGCGGCCCGCCCGGACGCGGAGGTCGTCGCTCTCTCCGGCGACTACGACTTCCAGTTCATGATCGAGGAACTGGCGGTGGGCGCGCAGTTCAACCTGCCCTTCCTCCAGGTGCTCGTGAACAACTCGTACCTGGGCCTGATCCGCCAGTCGCAGCGCGGCTTCGAGATGGACTATCAGGTGCAACTCGCCTTCGACAACATCAACTCGCCCGAGACGCAGGGCTACGGGGTGGACCATCTCAAGGTCGCCGAGGGTCTGGGCTGCAAGGCGTTGCGCGTGACCCAGCCGGGCGAGGTTCTGCCCGCCTTCGAGAGGGCCCGCGACCTGATGCGCGAGTTCCGGGTGCCGGTCGTGGTCGAGGTGATCCTGGAGCGCGTGACCAACATCAGCATGGGCACCGAGATCAACGCGGTCACCGAGTTCGAGGAACTGGCAGAGGATGCCCGGCAGGACGCCCCCACCGCCATCGCCATGCTCGACTGA
- the hyi gene encoding hydroxypyruvate isomerase: MTRFAANLTLLFQELPFLERFGAARQAGFTAVEYMFPYPYSPEELRDQLRQHGLTQVLFNLPAGDWAAGERGIAVLQGRQEEFRDGVARALTYVEALRGAQPPLVNCLVGKLPEGANADEARRVLVENLRYAASELARAHVTLLIEPINPHDIPGFFLRTPDQAAGLIAEVGADNLRIQYDLYHQQRTEGQLLDTFRRLQGQIAHVQLADVPGRHQPGTGEINYPFVLAALDREGYGGYVGLEYIPEGDTVGSLAWMAALREGVTA, from the coding sequence ATGACCCGATTCGCCGCCAACCTCACCCTGCTGTTTCAGGAACTGCCCTTTCTGGAACGCTTCGGCGCGGCCCGTCAGGCGGGCTTTACCGCCGTGGAATACATGTTCCCCTACCCCTACTCGCCCGAGGAACTGCGGGATCAGCTCCGGCAGCACGGCCTAACCCAGGTGCTGTTCAACCTGCCCGCCGGGGACTGGGCGGCGGGGGAGCGTGGGATTGCCGTGCTGCAAGGCCGCCAGGAGGAATTCCGCGACGGCGTGGCCCGGGCGCTGACCTACGTGGAGGCGCTGCGGGGAGCACAGCCGCCCCTCGTGAACTGCCTCGTCGGGAAGCTGCCGGAAGGTGCCAATGCCGATGAAGCCCGCCGCGTTCTGGTCGAGAATCTGCGGTACGCCGCCTCCGAACTGGCCCGCGCCCACGTCACCCTCCTCATCGAGCCCATCAACCCGCACGACATCCCCGGCTTCTTCCTGCGTACGCCCGACCAGGCGGCGGGGCTGATCGCCGAGGTGGGGGCGGACAACCTGCGTATCCAGTACGACCTCTACCACCAGCAGCGCACCGAGGGGCAACTGCTCGACACCTTCCGCCGCCTGCAAGGGCAGATCGCGCACGTCCAACTCGCGGACGTGCCGGGTCGCCACCAGCCGGGCACCGGGGAGATCAACTACCCCTTCGTGCTCGCCGCGCTGGACCGGGAAGGGTACGGCGGCTACGTGGGCCTGGAGTACATTCCCGAGGGGGACACGGTGGGTTCGCTGGCCTGGATGGCGGCGCTGAGGGAAGGAGTGACGGCATGA
- a CDS encoding 2-hydroxy-3-oxopropionate reductase produces the protein MTDGKERIGFIGLGIMGLPMARNLIRAGYSLTVNNRGPEPEQQLAAEGAQVARTAREVAEQSDIVITMLPDSPQVEEVVLGENGVVEGLASGGLYIDMSSIAPSTARKVAEALKAKGADSLDAPVSGGQVGAEGATLSIMVGGSEEGFARARPVFEAVGKNIVHIGGPGAGQVTKICNQIVVALTIQAVAEAMTLARKSGVDASRVREALLGGFAQSRILDLHGQRILDGNFKPGFRIHLHRKDLRLALEAGREQAVPLPATAGVAELMNSMIAQGMGDLDHSGLAALYGQLAGLD, from the coding sequence ATGACGGACGGCAAGGAACGCATCGGCTTCATCGGCCTGGGCATCATGGGCCTCCCGATGGCCCGCAACCTGATCAGGGCGGGTTATTCCCTCACAGTCAACAACCGTGGCCCGGAGCCTGAACAGCAACTCGCCGCCGAGGGCGCCCAGGTGGCCCGCACTGCCCGCGAGGTCGCCGAGCAGAGCGACATCGTGATCACCATGCTGCCCGACAGCCCACAGGTGGAGGAGGTGGTGCTGGGCGAGAACGGCGTGGTCGAAGGGCTCGCCTCGGGTGGCCTCTACATCGACATGAGCAGCATCGCCCCCAGCACCGCCCGTAAGGTCGCCGAGGCGCTGAAGGCGAAGGGGGCCGATTCGCTCGACGCGCCCGTGTCCGGCGGTCAGGTCGGCGCGGAGGGGGCCACCCTCAGCATCATGGTGGGGGGCAGCGAGGAGGGATTTGCGCGGGCCCGCCCGGTGTTCGAGGCGGTCGGGAAGAACATCGTCCACATCGGCGGCCCCGGTGCCGGGCAGGTCACGAAAATCTGCAACCAGATCGTCGTAGCCCTGACCATCCAAGCGGTCGCAGAGGCGATGACGCTCGCCCGCAAGAGCGGCGTGGACGCCTCAAGGGTGCGCGAGGCGCTGCTGGGAGGCTTCGCGCAGAGCCGCATCCTCGACCTGCACGGGCAGCGCATCCTCGACGGCAACTTCAAGCCGGGCTTCCGCATCCACCTGCACCGCAAGGACCTGCGTCTGGCGCTGGAGGCGGGCCGCGAGCAGGCCGTGCCGCTTCCCGCCACCGCTGGCGTCGCCGAGCTGATGAACAGCATGATCGCGCAGGGGATGGGCGACCTCGACCACTCGGGCCTCGCGGCGCTGTACGGGCAGCTCGCCGGGCTGGACTGA
- a CDS encoding glycerate kinase type-2 family protein has translation MTAPDRTVPGTAVPSTDLRALLEHSYRAALEAVAPARLLAPHLTGERPDFVLAFGKAALPMLRAALEAYPGVPALAVPPRGTPDLSAPEEAEVLPGSHPVPDEYSTLAAERALSWVRELPRGARLLVLVSGGGSALLSAPWGVTLAQKQALTRDLLRAGATIEEINAVRKHLSRVKGGRLAQATRARVRALLISDVIGDDPSVIASGPTVPDPSTFADALAVLDRYGIGAEEARAHLTAGVRGDLPETPKPGELPQVENVVIGSNRVLLEAAQGFLRGQGMEAVILGDTFAGEARDLAGFHASLVHSVRTYGTPFRGPLALLSGGEATVTVRGEGRGGRNQEFVLWLLENLGERGVYALSAGSDGIDGNSDAAGAFLTPDSLSRARALDLDPRDFLARNDSGTFFAALGDALVTGPSGHNLNDYRVVLVE, from the coding sequence GTGACCGCTCCTGACCGGACGGTTCCTGGGACGGCTGTTCCTTCAACCGATCTACGGGCGCTGCTGGAGCACAGCTACCGGGCGGCGCTGGAGGCGGTGGCCCCCGCTCGATTGCTGGCCCCGCACTTGACGGGAGAACGCCCCGACTTCGTGCTCGCCTTCGGGAAAGCCGCGCTCCCCATGCTGCGCGCCGCGCTGGAGGCGTACCCGGGCGTTCCCGCTCTCGCCGTCCCCCCACGCGGCACGCCCGACCTCAGCGCACCGGAAGAGGCGGAAGTCCTTCCCGGCAGCCACCCCGTTCCCGATGAATACAGCACGCTCGCCGCCGAGCGGGCACTCTCGTGGGTGCGGGAGTTGCCCCGGGGGGCCCGGCTGCTCGTCCTCGTGTCGGGGGGCGGGAGCGCCCTGCTGAGTGCTCCCTGGGGCGTCACGCTGGCGCAGAAACAGGCGCTCACCCGTGACCTGCTGCGCGCCGGGGCGACCATCGAGGAGATCAACGCGGTTCGCAAGCACCTCTCGCGGGTGAAGGGCGGGCGGCTGGCGCAGGCGACTCGCGCCCGGGTGCGGGCCCTCCTGATTTCCGATGTCATCGGCGACGACCCCTCGGTGATCGCCAGCGGTCCCACCGTCCCTGACCCCTCCACCTTCGCCGACGCTCTAGCGGTCCTCGACCGTTACGGCATTGGGGCAGAGGAAGCCCGCGCGCACCTCACGGCTGGGGTCCGGGGCGACCTCCCCGAGACACCCAAACCCGGCGAGTTGCCCCAGGTCGAGAATGTCGTCATCGGCTCGAACCGCGTGCTGCTGGAGGCGGCGCAGGGGTTCTTGCGGGGGCAGGGTATGGAGGCGGTGATCCTCGGCGACACCTTCGCGGGGGAGGCGCGCGACTTGGCGGGGTTCCACGCCTCGCTCGTACACAGTGTCCGCACTTATGGCACGCCCTTCCGGGGTCCGTTGGCGCTGCTCTCGGGTGGGGAGGCGACGGTCACCGTGCGCGGAGAGGGGAGAGGTGGGCGCAACCAGGAGTTTGTCCTGTGGCTGCTGGAGAACCTGGGGGAGCGCGGGGTCTACGCCCTCTCCGCCGGTTCCGACGGCATCGACGGGAACAGCGACGCGGCGGGGGCCTTCCTCACGCCCGATTCGCTGTCGCGTGCCCGGGCCCTGGACCTCGACCCACGCGACTTCCTCGCCCGCAACGACTCGGGCACCTTCTTCGCGGCGCTGGGGGACGCCCTGGTCACCGGTCCCAGCGGGCACAACCTCAACGACTATCGGGTCGTCCTCGTGGAGTGA